A stretch of DNA from Microcaecilia unicolor chromosome 10, aMicUni1.1, whole genome shotgun sequence:
CCTGAGTACTGGGCATCTGTTAGGTGGCTCTTGCCTTTGGATCAGGCCTTGAGTCGAGGCTACATAATGAACCCCAGATAACTTATAACTTGCTAGTATTAAATTATTTTGGTTAACTACTTCTAGTTGAAGTATTTGAACAAAAAGGGAAATACCACCAAAAAGGTGGAGGTACGCTAAAATCCTACGCAAGGAAGTGCACAAAGCCAACCTTTCCTACTCCTTGCTTTGTGAAGTATTTGAGAACACAGAGCAATTTACCatgattctttttttgtttccaaaATCTAAAAGAAGGTAGCTAGTTTTCAATGAACTCAAGTGCTGCATCACTGGACAGGACACTGTAGTATCAGTACTGGCTTAACTTGTACCCTGTGCTGCAGCTTTATTGTGGGGAGACCATTAATATCTCaaaggggaaagccactactaACCCACTTTCCACAAAGCAAAGAAGGTtgcctatttagattttgcttgctCCTTTCAGTTGCCAACTCTGGAAAGCAGTCTAAAATACAACTTGCATGTAGCTTCCATCAAATTGTATGGACACATCTAACATAATCCAGTGAATGTTGGTAATGACCATTGCCATTAAGATTACAGTACAGTCTCATCTGACCTTCACTGATCCAGCATATGCCCAGGTGACATCGTACAAACTTTCCATTTCTGAACCCAGGACCCTATTGTTACCACAGCACTGTTGTGAACCAGGGCACGGCTTTTTACTGCCTTTGTttttgcattgtttgaggggttgcCATTGTCTTCCATAGTCCAACTTTTTCATTTCTGACAATAGGTTAGTCCTATTtaggtcagataattgagactttACTATACCATGTACTACATCTAATGCAGTCCTAGAAGCTTCATATCAGTATCTACTACAGAGCCCTTCTTACAATGGGCACGGTTCTTATACACAGGTACTAACTTAATTTTTGATCTTAGGACATGGAGATCACGAGTATTGTGGTGGGAATGCATATGTGATCCCGCCCCACACTTTGCCTAATAGCTCTTGGCTTCATAACTTATCCTTAAGGATGTTTCTGTACAAATGATTGGCAGTCTTtcaacaatcttttttttttttgtttgtttttttttgtttcctccaGGTGGGGACCAAGGATTATTGAACAGCTTTTTCAGCAGTTGGGCAACAACAGATATCAACAAACACTTACCGTTTGTTTATAATCTCAGCAGTGTTTCTACATATTCCTATTTACCAGCATTTAAAGCGTAAGTACAAGTACAAAAACTACTGAAGTTTAATTCTGGAAGTAATTATCGAAATCATAATGTTACTATATCACGGGATCATTGGGTGCTCCAACTTCACTCTAAACAGTGAAGACTTGGGCCCCAAACTGTTGGGTGTCATCATTAAACAGCCATTTATGTCGGAAACAATTTGCAGGGTATGCATCACCAGTGACTTAAATTAGTTCTAGACTTGGACTAGCCTTGCATCGGAAACTTGAAATTGTTAACTTGTCCTTGGACATAGGCATTACAAAGTATTAATCAGTGTAACTATATAAACAATAGCTAAATCAGCCATTGTTCATCTCTATAAGTATCTCAAATTTCATTCAGGGTAACTTTGATGCTGCTAAACATGTATCCTAGCAACTGAGGACTAATTGGCTTGTAGTGGTtccttccctccaaaaaaaaacagtatatttAGCCACATGGTTACAGCTTTTTAACAATGtaacttttttaaagtttttttttttacacagcagTAACTCTTCAATTAAACTTAAGCTGCTTTAGATAACTTGCTAAACTGGGGCATGCAGACAGCAGGCATGGAAGCCTCATAGCTTATCTAGATTTTAAAACCACAAACATGGCGGCAGATATTGGCTCAATGTACCTGCACTTAGTATTTTAGGTTTCTAAAGTCAGACTTAACACAACAGCTGATCCGGAGAGCACTATACCAGTGCAGGGAGAGTAGACTACAGATTAGTCTCTATGCTAAGTGGTTCCTTTTATCATAAAGGGATTCTAATGTGGTTGGTGATCATTGCTTCCCATAGTGTTCTATAGTAAGCAGCTCATTCAGCTGCAATGCATGGAATTGGCAGGGCTGAGGTATCTCAATACCTTAGGCAAACATTCaaccatgcacccccccccccccccccccccatcccgagGAAGCTCGAGGCACTAGCCCTGTAGTCCGGCATCTCTCCCCACTCTTCCTTGATCCTGCTGCCCTAGCTTTTTTTTCCTGGACCTAGCCTAAAGTTGAAAAGTACTAGCATAAGCATTTCAAACACAATCCTGCCCTGCTGTATCTAGCCCCTTACAACTTGGCAATTCTACTGCCAATAGGAATGGCAAGTTCAAACAGTGCTTGAGTGATTTTTTTATGGTGCCTGTTACATAAGGCTGTACTGGGCCACAGCTGAAAGTGAACTCTGGCCTAAGAAAAATTGGGCGGCAGCAGTGATGAGGGAAGTTAtcatcctcttcccccccccccccccccccccaaaagccctaCAGATGGGTAAGAAAATACTCAAAAGTGGCTGCTGTAGAACAATCCAACCTTAATCTCGTGTCTAAACACTGCAAACATTCATTCATGAAATATGGATTAACCCACAGCTGAATCCCTTAAGTTGAGACCATGCTTGTCTTTCTAACAAATCAAGATCCAAAGCAGCATTGAGGATGGCATTAACCACAATTTTTTCTACAGCTCTAATCTTTGCACAGCCAAGTACTGAAGATGGGCACAAAGTGTTGCAGCTTTGCTCCCACTTTAACATGAACTGGCTCATGTAGCTTCCAACTAGCATTTCTTAATGGGCTGAAGTTTAGTGAAGGATTTcttcatgcatccagcttttcttacgtacacaactgtggaacgctttaccCAAAACCATGAGATCTaaccataaccatcttaacttcaggaaactactgaaaaccaacttgtttaagaaggcctaccccatGACCCAAATTAATTTCTTACTTCCTGTgacacagcaaaatatggactgtactagacttctatcaccaccccctctttatttctttgttgcttactactatactatgtatttgtagtattgaaccggagcctacctctacagtattgtgtaagccacattgagcctgcaactaagtggggaaaatgtgggatataaacataTTAAATAATAGAAGGCACATCTACATGACTGCAAAGCAGTGAATAGACTTTCATCCATACCTTaaaccagtagttcccaaacctggtctggaggcaccccagccaggcaggttcagtatatccacaatgaatattcatgagatttttaataatgcactgcctccactattgtgaatattcattgtggatatactgaacctgactggctggggtgccaccaAGACTGGGAAACCACTAGCTTTTCAAAAGCAGCCTTGTTAATACTTGAATGGCTGCTATAATTTATACTATGTCCTCTAGTTCCTAGGGACTGAAACATCTGCTCATATCAGCAATTCAGTCTGGCTTCTGTTCAGATCTAGTCAGGTGATTGCAGAGCAGAGGCCCCTTAGTTGCGTATCTGGCTAAAATTAGATCTGTTCAAGCAATTTACTTGTATAAGTACCTTCATTTGAAACTGATCAGTAAGACTACTAGATGAGGATTATTTCCTACTTCTGACAAGACATAAAATTGAATATTCAAATCTAGATGCCCTTGCTTAGGCAAAAGCTGTCTTGTTGCTTGATTTCAGTCAGCATTTGACTAAGCAAATTTGATCACAAGCTAGCCTTTACTAAAATCAGGACAGCAACATTCCTGGCTGTAGGGCTTAACTTTCAATTTGCCCCTTTCACTGAATTTCTACCTTATGTTGTCGGACAGGAAACTAAGGGTGAAGTTAAATTATAGCAGCACATAGTTCCACCCAGGATCTGCTCTATGGAAGACTTAAGACCACTTAATAACAATCCTCCTGATTTTACTGCGAATATAATCGGTACCTGCAATTACTGATGTTAGTCTAGGCCATCTTAGACTTAAGCTCAGTACACACTACTGTACCCTACTGACCCTGTTGCATGTAAACACTTAAATGCACCTATCCTGTTGTATAAGCACTCAAATGCACTTTGGCCAGATTTTAATATCTGCACCCAAGACCAAGCTTAAGCAATATTTAGAGCCATGGTTCTCCAAAATGGGAGACTTGGTGTGCACTTCCAAAAGCTGACTTGGAGCCTTAAAGCTAGCCAAAACTTCAAGGGTATAGTAATAGGCTTTTTGTGGTCATTGCAATCCAGACAAGATGCCACTTGAAAAAACACCAACTAACTTTGGTGCAAACTATTGGCTGTTTAGCTTGCATTTTACTTTTTTATACTTTGTATAAAATTCTTAAATGGAATCTTGTGCTCCTTCTCTACTACTTGTGGCAGCTGCTTGTGCTCTGGTGGTCATCATTCTACTGTAGACTGACAATACATAATTGCAATTGAAACTACAATGGTACATTCAACATAAACTGTCAAGTTATTTGAGACCAACTGGCAAAtcatatacactggcatgtctgtTTGCACACTTATTCATTTGCATCAGCTCATTCAAAGACTCAACAGCACTACCCATTTATTACAACCAGGCAGAATTAAAACCTAGTGGATGGTAAAATTAGTGCATAGAAGTAGTGAAAATCTGATGGCCTTTGACTCTCAGGCCAAACTGCAGTCCTTCAGTAAACAGCCAGCAGATGTCATAAAGGCACCACCTCCTGCACAGGCTTGTCAaactagaacaggggttctcaactagTTGGGACAGCTAACCATTGAGCTTTCAGGAGACCCTcattcaatgaatatgcatgagatacttgCATGtcctgtctccattgtatgcagatatcctgcatattcattgagtaTCTGAACTTGAGTGGGTTGAACTCCTACTAATTGTATAGTAGGCCAGGACCCATGAACTTTCAGAGGGAGAAGGGATGAGGTTGGAAGATGCTACTGTATCAGTTATTTGATTAGCATTAGTTGTGCTTAAGACTGCTTAAAACAGGTAAGCAGGTCATTCTAGACTTGCTAGGTTTTATAACAACTTTGAGTTGATTTTGAATCTGTCTGATCCAGTTCTGCTACCTCAAAGTTTTTGAGGTAGCATGAACCAGAGTATTAAAACATCCTAAAATTTGTCACCTACTAAAGTCTTACAAGATATAGGTAGGAATATCTTTCTCTGCTTAcatccaaatcttgacatttctAGCTACGTTCTGATAGCTCGTAAGCTGTGCTGCCAACTACACTTCAATTGAGAGCCGTTGAATAGATTATAAGAAGCATAATTGAAAATGGTTCAAAATTATGCATTTTGCATTTTAACAGGTTTGGAGCAAATGCTAAAGTTATACACTTTCTGGGAAAAATCAAACCCTGGAACTTCTCTTTTGACCCAAAAACAAAAAGTGTAAGTGGGATGCATgatccagctgtgctccacccaGAGTTCCTCCAGTTGTGGTGGGAGACCTTTAGTACCAGAATCCTGCCACTGTTAACAGAACATGGAGTTATTAAAGATGCATCTTCAGGCTTAAAAGCGGTATGTATTCCTTTAAGCTCCTAGCTCGCTCACTGTTTATACTGTAGAAGTTGATGTAGGACTACAGAATAACTTTTTCCAACCAAAAGTGCTGACCACCTACAAATGCAGGCATTGGGGCAGTTCTGGGATGACTTAAATCTGCTTTACTGGCAGCCACAAGAGACTTTTAATTGGTCAGCTGGCCATGTCAGAGGCAAGCTAGAAGGCACAAACATTAGGCTTGGTGCAAATGCTCCCAACCTATTAGTGTCTTTCAAGAACTAGATCACAAAATGTGACTTTCTAAAATAGGAAATACCTTTTGCTGCCAGCTGAAAGTTTTTGTATATGTTCAGTCCCCATGGCAGTTAGTGGTGCCACTTTTGAGCTAGGCCTGCATGAACATTGCTGCTTAACTAATACATTTACTACTAGAAACAACTCAACTGGGTTTTGAAGAGTTAAACCAATTGATGTAGAAGTCTTGCATTTAATCAAACTACCAGCATAAACAAGCTTTTTGACATGTTTAGTGAGTCATTCCATTAAGCAGCTGCATGCACCTGGGAAGCccaagggaggggtggggggggggagaagcttaCCAAGAGTTTCTACTAGAGAATGGCACGGGGACAATGTTTGTCCCCATGGGCTGTCATTTACAGAAGCCTCAATCATCTTTTAAAAGTATAAAAAGGGATAATGTTTaacttgtgtataaattacaaatagaaaacagtgagcagctataataaccctctcaCCACCACCCActacccttccaaccctaacaatagctgatttctactaccccaagaaatcctaattcaccctgttaaaatgtccaagggtacaaaatacaacctgttttttgtatgccctagaggagagaaatatgccctatgaagcacttaatctgtggatgaataaaaaGTCATCAACAGTCTTAGGATTCAGTCTAGGTCTCCTGTCttccagtccttcctgcaatagatgtCTTAGAAAATGTGCTGGTAGGATATACAGGAtcaccatgcaaattttgctagataTGGCCAGCATGTCTGCttgtttccaaaaaatcaaatatcattgtctgcatcactcaaacattaacaggcttcaaagtagaaaatgataggacaaagtttgtccccatccccacagttactgtaggtccccgtgtcattctctagtttctACCTCTGTGAGCTTTATAGAAAGCTGCATGGGCATCAAACCCTACCTGTGAGCCAACTGCAATAATGCTCTGGCTATATATTTCAAGGTAACCTGTAGTATACAGAATGTTTGTTTATACTAGCTATCCTGGTGTTATTGCTCTAATACCTTTTTAGATAACTTTTTTACTGTGAAGTGTTAGCAAATAGTTCTGCCTTTCTAAGCCCAGTTTTCTTATTTCTTTATCTATTGAGCTACTCCTGTACAATTTACTTCTCTACTATTCACAGCTATCGGGCTTGGTCTATTCACTGGCTTTCTCTTGTGGCTTCTGTAGAGAGGTATGCAGAACTTAAAACATCTCTTCAATGTTCTGCTTTGTTTCCAGAACTCATCTTGGAAGGGAAGCTACATAGTTTAAATACCTGAACTTGTGGCTTTTTCAGTGCTTGCTATTCTGCATGGGGaaatgttgctttttaacatgttaacTGTCTCAAATTGGCActaaaatttgttttttatatatataggagGAAATTGCAGAAGCAGTGTCCCAGTTGTCTATTGCAGCTCCAACTATATCTTCAGAAGAGCGCAAGGAAAGATGGGAACAGGGCCAGATTGATTACATGGGGGAAGATTCATTTGAAAACAACATCAAGAGAAGGCTTGACTCTTTCCTGAAGTAGGAACACTGGCTATTGGGAATAGCAACACAAGGACATGTTCAGAAGCATATATTGGCTTGACAATCCTGTCAGTTGGAAGTTGCACAATACTGCATGTGAGCAGAGTATGTACAGTTCAAAGCCAGTCTCATAGCATCATGTAGGTTAGGCCATACAACTGACTTTTATAGAAACTGGCTGTCACTTTAAAACGTTCAGTTGTGTTGATTCCACCTTTTTTATAAGGGTTCAAAATACATGGCATTCCTTGATCTCCATACTGAAGACCTAGATTGGATTGTCAGGATTAAGTTATTCTGCCTTCATGTAAAGGTAACTGCCTAGATATAGCAACAGTAAATACAAACTTAAGTTGTAGATGTATCCTATATGTCAGGATGCATTTTGTTAGCTTCCTTTCAATAAGGCTGGTGAATACAACTTAATTTGCACtgatactgcaaaaaaaaaaaataataaaagtaataAGAGAATGTTTGTCTGGTTAATTGCAACACTAACATGGTGCAGTCTGTTAAGTTCCTTGGTTTGAACAACTTCAGTGTTAGACTTAAATTGTCCGGTTTTATAAAACAATGAATGTACACTGGTTTACACTTGGTGCAGGTAAGTTGATTTCCACAAGCACATCGTAGTAGAAGCTTACCTTGTACTCTGTCTAAAACTGGACCTTCCTGACTTATGAAGGGTTGAATTTGGGTCTAAATGGAATGCTCAATGGCCCTCTTAATAAAGGAAATTGTAGAACTGGCTGTATTGGTACAGCAAAATAGAAGGTAGAACAACATCTAATAACAAGCTGTAGCTAGCATTACACTTAACTATGAAGTCTATAAGACTATGAGGTATCCAAGTTTACCTTTTATGGTAAAGGTGGACTGTCAAAGTGGGATTATCCTGTGTAAAAGAGCTATATTGCCATTTATAAtctcaatccttttttttttcaaaattcagTATTTCTCTCCTTGCATATTAAATTATCAAAAAGACATTTCAAAATTGAAATCTTCAACTTGAAATACTCCACTTACTCCATTACAACCTAGTCTGATAGTGCTACATTTGCTTTGATAGCTGCATCAGGGATATACAGCAATCGTATCTCACAGCAGACAAGATTGTAAATCATAATCTAACTTAAAACACTCTCCAGGCATCATGtggacatagaaacatgatggcagataaagtgccccatccagtctgctcatcctcagtaaccactaaccctTCCTCTTATAAGGGATAGCTatctcatgctttcttaaattctgacatctCCACAACCTCTACTAGAAGGCCATGCAGCATATCCACAACCCTTTTTTCTGTGAAAGTATTTTCTTAGGTTCTATTTCCTCTATACtttattccagagttttccttaatGTGAAAAAAAGCTTGCATAACACCAGAGGTCTTTAAAGGTCTCATATCTCTCCCagtatatatgttgaggttcctaacCCTATCAGTTTTAGGACTTCAGTCTGCTTACCAGTTTTGTAACTGCCATCTGAACAGATGCCATCCTGTCTGTATCCTTCTgtaggtctccagaattgcacacagtactctaaatgaggcctcactgGAGACTTATAAGGGCACTATCAGCTTCTccaggtcatccctctccttgtgcagccaagcatccttctggctttgtcactttttctacctgtttggtgaCATTAAGGTCCTATCAC
This window harbors:
- the GYG1 gene encoding glycogenin-1, whose product is MDQAFVTLATNDSYVKGALVLGTSLRRYNTTKQLVALITPRVSDSMKKVLVKVYDEVKEMDVLDSGDSAHLALMQRPELGITLTKLHCWTLTQYSKCVFMDADTMVLSNIDELFQREELSAAPDPGWPDCFNSGVFVYRPSIDTYNRLLQFATENGSFDGGDQGLLNSFFSSWATTDINKHLPFVYNLSSVSTYSYLPAFKAFGANAKVIHFLGKIKPWNFSFDPKTKSVSGMHDPAVLHPEFLQLWWETFSTRILPLLTEHGVIKDASSGLKAEEIAEAVSQLSIAAPTISSEERKERWEQGQIDYMGEDSFENNIKRRLDSFLK